In one Pseudomonas purpurea genomic region, the following are encoded:
- the icmH gene encoding type IVB secretion system protein IcmH/DotU codes for MMKDMDHNQDDKTVLLDRQGQGPASSPLTDFAAPPRFEQLEERMIYAARLRPAEAFNISLNSLVAASSELLSEVVRLKHSETREDMHALNERLTSGLKLFEVRALHNGAESSQVMAARYVLCTVVDEAVVTTPWGNESEWSQMSLLSSFHNETFGGEKFFQLLDRLSKNPVKHLPMLELMYLCLSLGFEGKYRVQARGMLELEGIRDALYRQIRQLRGDVPRELSPHWEGLNDKRRSLVRIVPWWMVALFTVVCLVVMYSGFAWVLGEQRETVLQPYQQLDPAAVQPQS; via the coding sequence ATGATGAAGGACATGGATCACAACCAGGATGACAAGACCGTCCTCCTTGATCGCCAGGGCCAGGGCCCCGCTTCGAGCCCGCTGACCGACTTCGCCGCACCGCCGCGTTTCGAGCAGTTGGAAGAACGGATGATCTACGCTGCCCGCCTGCGTCCGGCGGAAGCGTTCAACATCAGCCTGAACTCGCTGGTGGCGGCGTCCTCCGAGCTGCTCTCGGAAGTGGTGCGGCTCAAGCACAGCGAAACCCGAGAAGACATGCACGCGCTCAACGAGCGCCTGACCTCCGGGCTGAAACTCTTTGAAGTGCGCGCCTTGCACAATGGCGCCGAGAGCAGCCAGGTGATGGCCGCCCGCTACGTACTCTGCACCGTGGTCGATGAAGCGGTGGTGACCACGCCGTGGGGCAACGAAAGCGAGTGGTCGCAGATGAGCCTGCTCAGCAGCTTCCACAACGAAACCTTCGGCGGCGAGAAGTTCTTCCAGTTGCTCGATCGGCTGTCGAAGAATCCGGTCAAGCACCTGCCGATGCTCGAACTGATGTACCTGTGCCTGTCCCTGGGGTTCGAAGGCAAGTACCGGGTGCAGGCCCGCGGCATGCTCGAACTCGAAGGCATCCGCGACGCCTTGTACCGGCAGATTCGTCAGCTGCGCGGCGACGTGCCGCGTGAACTGTCACCACACTGGGAAGGCCTCAACGACAAGCGTCGCAGCCTGGTGCGCATCGTGCCGTGGTGGATGGTCGCGTTGTTCACCGTGGTGTGCCTGGTGGTGATGTATTCGGGGTTTGCCTGGGTGCTGGGCGAGCAGCGCGAAACCGTTCTGCAACCTTATCAGCAGCTTGATCCGGCAGCGGTTCAGCCGCAGTCGTAA
- the tssK gene encoding type VI secretion system baseplate subunit TssK, which translates to MNVHKVIWQEGMLLRPQHFQHNDRYYDNQMKTRTQLLGSYTWGFLGLEIDLQFLNMGKLVISQASGILPDGSLFELGGNTEPLALDVPPNTGNTPIYLALPLVTGNHIESRRPEQSDVLARYTAYEAEVADSNAGDDSSSQVSCARPDFRLLLGEQQSDQAYVKLKVCEVLDTTPDGVISLDPDFVPTYIHAHASGYLLSCLKEVISMLGHRGDTIADRIRSNGKVGGAEVGDFMMLQLINRTELVLRHFLGLEQVHPEELYRTLLSMLGDLATFASDSKRPRLDSRYQHSDQGASFRKLMEAIRQVLSMVLEQHAIELVLQARQYGITVSPLHDHKLLGSASFVLAASANCDSEELRHRLPAHLKVGPVERIRQLVNLHLPGIKVKPLPVAPRQIPFHSNKTYFILELSSEDLAQLERSGGFAFHVSGEFAELELKFWAIRN; encoded by the coding sequence ATGAACGTGCATAAAGTCATTTGGCAGGAAGGCATGCTGCTGCGTCCGCAGCATTTCCAGCACAACGATCGCTACTACGACAACCAGATGAAAACCCGCACTCAGTTGCTGGGCAGTTACACCTGGGGGTTCCTGGGGCTGGAGATCGACTTGCAGTTCCTCAACATGGGCAAACTGGTGATCAGCCAGGCCTCGGGGATTCTGCCGGACGGCAGCCTGTTCGAACTGGGTGGCAACACCGAGCCGCTGGCGCTGGACGTACCGCCGAACACCGGTAACACACCGATCTACCTGGCGTTGCCGCTGGTGACCGGTAATCACATCGAGTCCCGCCGCCCCGAGCAGTCCGACGTGCTGGCGCGTTACACCGCGTACGAAGCGGAAGTCGCCGACTCCAACGCCGGTGACGACTCCAGCAGCCAGGTCAGTTGCGCCCGTCCGGACTTCCGCTTGCTGCTCGGCGAGCAACAGAGCGACCAGGCCTACGTGAAACTCAAGGTCTGTGAAGTCCTCGACACCACGCCCGACGGCGTAATCAGCCTCGACCCGGACTTCGTCCCGACCTACATTCACGCGCACGCTTCGGGCTATTTGCTGTCGTGCCTGAAAGAAGTCATCAGCATGCTCGGTCACCGGGGCGACACCATTGCCGACCGGATTCGTTCCAACGGCAAGGTCGGTGGCGCGGAAGTCGGCGACTTCATGATGCTGCAACTGATCAACCGTACCGAGCTGGTCCTGCGCCATTTCCTGGGCCTGGAACAGGTTCACCCCGAAGAGCTGTACCGCACGCTGCTGTCGATGCTGGGCGATCTGGCGACCTTCGCCAGCGACAGCAAACGCCCGCGTCTGGACAGCCGTTACCAGCACAGCGACCAGGGCGCGAGCTTCCGTAAATTGATGGAGGCGATCCGTCAGGTGCTGTCGATGGTGCTCGAACAGCACGCCATCGAACTGGTGCTGCAAGCCCGTCAGTACGGGATCACCGTTTCGCCGCTGCACGACCACAAACTGTTGGGCTCGGCCTCGTTCGTGCTCGCCGCCAGCGCCAACTGCGACTCCGAGGAGCTGCGTCATCGCTTGCCGGCGCACCTCAAGGTCGGCCCGGTGGAGCGCATTCGTCAGTTGGTCAACCTGCACCTGCCGGGCATCAAGGTCAAACCCTTGCCGGTGGCGCCGCGCCAGATCCCGTTCCACTCCAACAAAACCTATTTCATCCTCGAACTCAGTTCCGAAGACCTGGCGCAACTGGAGCGTTCCGGCGGCTTCGCGTTCCACGTGTCCGGCGAATTCGCCGAGCTTGAACTGAAATTCTGGGCCATCAGGAACTGA
- the tssJ gene encoding type VI secretion system lipoprotein TssJ, which produces MSRCSTAFFKTLTALTALVLLAGCSSMSPYSTMTKLNLKLTASDQLNPDLNGRPSPIVVRLMELKHPVAFENADFFSLYERAKDSLSPDLVASEEMELRPGETVELKLSVEEGSRFVGVLAAYRDLPESQWRYVVQLTPVELTEAELTLDQTGIRPTHATIAKAD; this is translated from the coding sequence ATGTCTCGCTGCTCGACCGCTTTTTTCAAGACGCTGACTGCGCTCACCGCCCTGGTGCTGCTGGCCGGTTGCTCGTCGATGTCGCCGTATTCCACCATGACCAAACTGAACCTCAAGCTGACCGCCAGCGATCAGCTGAACCCGGACCTCAACGGTCGGCCGTCGCCGATTGTCGTGCGGCTGATGGAACTCAAGCACCCGGTGGCCTTCGAAAACGCTGATTTCTTCAGCCTGTACGAACGCGCCAAGGACTCGTTGTCGCCAGACCTGGTGGCCAGCGAAGAGATGGAGTTGCGCCCGGGCGAAACCGTCGAACTCAAGCTCAGCGTGGAAGAGGGCAGCCGCTTCGTCGGCGTGCTCGCGGCCTATCGCGACCTGCCTGAAAGCCAATGGCGCTACGTGGTGCAACTTACCCCGGTCGAGCTGACCGAGGCCGAGCTGACCCTCGACCAGACCGGCATTCGCCCCACCCACGCAACGATCGCCAAGGCTGACTGA